One genomic window of Desulfuromonas sp. AOP6 includes the following:
- the der gene encoding ribosome biogenesis GTPase Der, giving the protein MSSLVAIVGRPNVGKSTLFNRILGQRKAIVEDFPGVTRDRNYAEVTKYDVPFILMDTGGFEPASEERLLVQMREQSQLAVEEADVILFVLDGREGLTPSDEEVAAMLRRVDKPVLFVVNKVDGPKQEETMAEFYALGLDELHPVSAEHGVGVGDLVDAVLAHLPPAKESETETEEVRLAVIGRPNVGKSSLVNRLLGYERVLANPMAGTTRDSVDTPFTYNQKRYVLIDTAGIRRKGRVSQKLEKFSVIQALKAMDRSHVVLVVIDAEEGVTDQDLTVAGYAYEKGRAVILVVNKWDKIEKDNKTLQQYTEKLRMSFKFLPFAPILFVSALTGQRVAKIMGEVEAVAAEFNRQIPTAALNRILEEAVRSHSPPMVQGSRLKFFYMTQTQVRPPTFVIFANKAEGIHFSYERYLQNKLREAFGFEGVPIRLIFRDRERKGQG; this is encoded by the coding sequence ATGAGTTCACTCGTCGCGATCGTCGGCCGCCCCAATGTCGGCAAGTCTACGCTTTTTAACCGCATTCTCGGCCAGCGTAAAGCTATCGTCGAAGATTTCCCGGGGGTCACCCGGGATCGCAACTATGCCGAAGTCACCAAGTACGACGTGCCCTTCATCCTGATGGATACGGGAGGTTTCGAGCCGGCCAGCGAAGAACGCCTGCTGGTGCAGATGCGGGAGCAGTCGCAGTTGGCTGTGGAAGAGGCCGATGTGATCCTCTTTGTTCTGGACGGGCGGGAGGGGCTCACCCCCTCGGACGAGGAAGTTGCCGCCATGCTGCGCCGCGTCGACAAGCCCGTGCTCTTTGTGGTCAACAAAGTGGATGGTCCCAAGCAGGAGGAAACCATGGCCGAGTTCTATGCTCTGGGCCTGGATGAACTCCACCCTGTTTCGGCCGAACACGGCGTGGGGGTCGGGGATCTGGTAGATGCCGTGCTGGCCCATCTTCCTCCGGCAAAAGAGTCGGAGACGGAGACGGAGGAAGTGCGTCTGGCTGTCATCGGGCGTCCCAATGTGGGCAAGTCTTCCCTCGTCAACCGCCTGCTGGGGTACGAGCGCGTCCTGGCCAATCCCATGGCTGGCACCACCCGGGACAGCGTCGATACGCCCTTCACCTATAATCAGAAACGCTACGTGCTCATTGATACGGCGGGTATCCGGCGCAAAGGGAGGGTTAGCCAGAAACTTGAAAAATTCAGCGTTATTCAGGCGCTGAAAGCCATGGATCGTTCCCACGTGGTTCTGGTGGTCATTGACGCCGAAGAAGGGGTTACGGATCAGGACCTGACGGTGGCCGGGTATGCCTATGAGAAGGGCAGGGCCGTCATTCTTGTGGTCAACAAATGGGACAAAATTGAAAAAGACAACAAAACCCTGCAACAGTACACCGAAAAATTACGGATGAGTTTCAAGTTCCTTCCTTTTGCGCCGATTCTTTTTGTTTCGGCTCTCACCGGTCAACGGGTGGCGAAGATTATGGGCGAAGTCGAGGCTGTGGCCGCTGAATTCAACCGCCAGATTCCCACGGCCGCTCTGAATCGGATTCTCGAAGAGGCTGTGCGCAGCCATTCGCCCCCTATGGTTCAGGGATCGCGACTTAAATTTTTCTATATGACCCAGACCCAGGTGCGTCCGCCCACTTTCGTGATTTTTGCCAACAAGGCTGAGGGAATCCATTTCTCTTACGAACGCTACCTGCAAAACAAGCTTCGGGAGGCTTTCGGTTTTGAAGGAGTCCCTATTCGCCTGATTTT